A stretch of DNA from Cellulomonas fengjieae:
CGGTGCAGGCGACGCCGGTCTCGACGTTCCCGGTCGCCAAGGAGGACATCGCCCTGGTGGTCGACGCCGGCGTGCCCGCCGCCGACGTCCTGGACGCGGTGCGGGTCGGCGCGACCAGCAGCGCCGCGGGGGACGTCCTCGAGGAGGTCCGCCTGTTCGACGTGTACTCGGGTGCGCAGGTGGGTGAGGGCCACAAGTCCCTCGCGTTCTCCCTGCGGCTCCGTGCGGACGACCGCACGCTCACCGCGCAGGAGACCGCGGCCGTCCGCGAGGCGGTCGTCGCCGAGGCGCACGGCCGGTTCGGGGCGACGCTGCGCGCCTGACCGGGCCTCCCGGAAGCCCCGTCGACCCCGAGGGTCGGCGGGGCTTCCGGCGTCCCGGCGAGAGGTCGGACGAATTCACTCAATAGTTACCGACCGGTAGTTGCGACGAAACGGACGAACGGCGACAGTTGACCCGGCCGTGTCGACGGTCACTTTTTGCGTGTCCGACGAAGGAGTGCCCGACGTGCACCGTGCGACGAAGTCGATCAGCGGGGGCGTCGCAGCCCTCGCGCTCGCCCTGACAGGCGGTGTGATCACGGCGGGGGCCACCCAGGCCGCGGTCGGCACCACACCACGCGTCCTGATCAACGAGGTGTACGGCGGAGGCGGCAACAGCGGCGCCACCTACACGAACGACTACGTCGAGCTGGTGAACGCGTCGGCCGCGCCGGTCGACGTCACGGGCTGGTCCGTCCAGTACGCGTCCGCCACCGGCGCGTTCGGGGCCAGCCTCACGACGCCACTGACCGGCGTCATCGCACCCGGTGCGGCGTACGTCGTGGTGCAGGCGGCCGGCACGGGTGGAACGACGCCGGTGACCGGCAACGTCACGGGCACGGTCGCGATGAGCGGGACCGCGGGCAAGGTCGCCCTGGTCGCCTCGACGACGCCGCTGTCGTGCGCCGGGAGCGCCTGCGCGGCGGCGGACTCGGTCGTCGACCTCGTCGGCTACGGCAGCAACGCCTCCGCCTTCGCCGGTAGCGGGCCGGCACTCGGCGCCTCGAACACGCAGTCGGTCTCCCGCGACGTGGCTCTGACGAACACGGCGAACAACGCCGCGGACTTCACCGCCGCGGCGCCGAGCCCCGGTGTCGCGGGCACCGGTCCGGTCGACCCGGACCCGACGACGGCCACCATCGCGCAGATCCAGGGCGAGGGCGCCACGTCCCCGCTGGCCGGGCAGTCGGTCACCACGAGCGGCATCGTCACCGCGGTCTACCCGACCGGCGGCCTCAACGGGTACGTCATCCAGACGCCGGGCACCGGGGGCACCGCCGACGCGACCCCCGGCGCGTCGGACGCCCTCTTCGTCTTCTCCTCGGCCACCGCCGGCACGGTCGCGATCGGCGACCACGTGCAGGTGACCGGCCTGGTCTCGGAGTTCAACGGCCTCACGGAGCTCACCGTCGCGTCGACGGCCGACGTGGTCGACCTCCCCGCCGCCGATCCCGTGACGCCGGTCGCGACGACGTGGCCGACGACCGACCCCGCGCGCGAGGCCCTCGAGTCGATGCTGTTCCAGCCGACCGGCGACCTGACGGTCACCAACACCTACTCCACGAACCAGTACGGCGAGGTCGGGCTCGCGGCCGGCACGTCGCCGCTGCTGCAGCCCACCGAGGTCGGCCGTCCCGGCTCGGCCGAGGCGTCCGCGGCCGCCGCCGACAACGCCGCCCGTGGCGTCGTGCTCGACGACGGCTCGTCGACCAACTTCCTCTCCGCGGCGAACTCGGACCTCACGCCGCCGTACGTCTCGCTCACCAACCCGGTGCGGGTCGGTGCCGCGGCGAACCTCACCGCCCCGGTCGTCGTCGACTTCCGCAACAACGTCTGGAAGCTCAACCCCACGGCACCCGGGCCGGCGTCCGTGACGTTCGAGAACGACCGGACCGCTGCGCCCTCCGAGGTCGGCGGTGACCTCAAGGTCGCGTCGTTCAACGTCCTCAACTACTTCACGACCCTGGGCGCCGCCACGGCGGGGTGCACGTCCTACAACGACCGCACGGGTGACCCGGTCACCGTCGACGGCGGCTGCGACCCGCGCGGTGCCTGGGACCCGGCGGACCTGCAGCGCCAGCAGGACAAGATCGTGGCCGCCATCAACGCGCTCGACGCCGACGTGGTCGGGCTCCTGGAGATCGAGAACTCGGCGCGCGTGGACGGCGTCGCCGACGAGGCGCTCGGCACCCTCGTGGCCGCGCTCAACGCAGCCGCCGGGTCCGACGTCTGGGCGTTCGTCCCGTCGTCCGCCGAGCTGCCGCCCGCCGCGGAACTCGACGTCATCACGAACGCGCTGATCTACAAGCCGGCGGCCGTCGAGCGCACGGGCGAGTCGCGCGCGCTCGGCACGCAGAGCGGTGACGACCAGGCGTTCGGCAACGCGCGTGAGCCCATCGGTCAGGTCTTCACGCCGGTCGGCGGGGGCGAGCCGTTCTTCGTCGCGGTCAACCACTTCAAGTCCAAGGGGTCCGCCGGTCCGTGGCCGGGTGACGCCGACACGGGGGACGGGCAGGGCGCGTCCAACGAGTCGCGCGTGCGCCAGGCGCAGGCGCTGCGCGACTGGGTGCCCACGGTGCAGGGTGCGGCCGAGTCGGTCGCGCTCCTCGGTGACTTCAACGCCTACACGCTCGAGGACCCGATGCAGACGCTGTACGACGCCGGGTACACCGACGCCGCCACGGCGCTCGCGGACGGCCAGTACTCGTACTCGTTCAGCGGTCTGTCGGGCTCCCTCGACCACGTCCTGCTCAACGGGCCGGCCATGGAGCGGGCGACGGGTGCGGACGTCTGGGAGATCAACGCCGAGGAGGCCATCGCCCTCGAGTACGACCGGTACAACTACCACGGCACGCTCTACTACGCCCCGGACGTGTACCGGTCCTCCGACCACGACCCGGTCGTCGTCGGGATGGTGAACGGCGCCGCGAAGCCCGTGAACCTCACCCTGCTCGACATCAACGACTTCCACGGCCGCATCGACGCCAACACGGTGAAGTTCGCGGGCACGGTCGAGCAGGAGCGAGCGGCGGCGGACGGCCCGGTGGCCTTCCTGTCCGCGGGTGACAACATCGGCGCGTCGCTGTTCGCCTCGGCGGTGCAGAACGACCAGCCGACGATCGACGTGCTCAACGCCCTCGAGCTGGACGCCTCCGCGGTCGGCAACCACGAGTTCGACAAGGGGTTCACCGACCTCACGGACCGGGTGATCGCCGGTGGGACCAACGCGGAGTGGGACTACCTCGGTGCGAACGTCTACCTGCGGGGCACGACGACTCCCGCGCTGCCCGAGTACACGGTCCTCGAGCTGGACGGTGTGTCCGTCGGTGTGATCGGTGCGGTGACGCAGGAGACGCCGACGCTGGTGACCCCGGCCGGGATCGCGCAGCTGGAGTTCGGCGACCCGGTGGAGGCTGTGAACCGCGTCGCGGCGCAGCTGAGCGACGGTGACGAGAGCAACGGCGAGGCCGACGTCCTCGTCGCCAGCTACCACGACGGAGCCGGCGCGGGCACGCCGGACGGCTCGACCCTCGAGGAGGAGCTCGCCGCCGGCGGCGCGTTCGCGCAGATCGTCAACGAGACGGCGGCCGCGGTGGATGCCATCTTCACCGGACACACCCACAAGCAGTACGCGTGGGCCGCGCCGGTCCCCGGTGAGCCCGGCAGCACCAGGCCGATCCTCCAGACCGGCAGCTACGGCGAGTTCGTCGGCAAGATCGTGCTCACGTACGACCCGGCGAGCGGTGAGGTCGTCGCGCACGCGCGGACCAACGTCGCGCGCCTGGTCGCTCCGGCGATCCCGGGCAACACCCCGGCGCAGAACGAGGCGGCGTTCGCGGCCCAGCTCGTCGCGACCTACCCGCGCGTGGCGGAGGTCAACACGATCGTCACCGCGGCGCTCGCCTACGCGACCGAGGTGGGGTCCGTCCCGGTCGGCTCCGTCACGGCGGACATCACCACCGCCTTCACCGGCGGCACGTACGGCCCGAACGGCTACACGGCCGCGTCGACCGCCCGTGACGACCGCGCCAACGAGTCGACGCTGGGTGACCTCGTGGCCAACTCGCTGCGGGACACGCTCGCCCCCGAGAACCTCGGCGGCGCGCAGATCGGCGTCGTCAACCCGGGCGGCCTGCGCGCCGAGCTGTACTACGCACCGGACGGCGTCGTCACGACGGCCGAGGCCAACGGCGTCCTGCCGTTCGTCAACAACCTCTGGACCACGACCCTCACGGGCGCCCAGGTGGTCACGATGCTCGAGCAGCAGTGGCAGACAAACCCGGACGGGACCATCCCGTCGCGTCCGTACCTGCAGCTCGGTCTGTCCGACAACGTCACGTACACGTACGACCCGGCGGCTCCGCTCGGCTCGCACATCACGTCGGTGACCGTGGACGGCCAGCCGCTCGACCCGGCGGCGGAGTACCGCATCGGGACGTTCTCGTTCCTGATCACGGGGGGTGACAACTTCCGGGTCTTCAACGACAGCACGGACGCTCGGGACTCCGGTCTGATCGACCGGGACGGGTGGATCTCCTACCTGCAGACCCACCCGCAGCTGTCGCCGGACTTCGCCCGCCAGGCCGTGGGCGTCCCGGAGCTGCCGGAGACGGTCGGCGCGGGCGAGACGCTGGCGTTCCCCGTCACCAAGCTGGACCTCACGAGCCTCGGCTCGCCGCAGAACACCAGCCTGGACGTCCTGCTCGACGGCGTGTCCCTCGGGACCGCGCCGGTCAGCGGCGGCAACGCAGACGTCTCGGTGACGATCCCGGCGGGAACCAGCGCCGGCGCGCACACGCTCACCCTCGTGGCGAGCCCGAGCGGCACCACCGTGACGCTCCCGCTCACCGTCGAGGCGGGCACCCCGTCGTCGACCACCACGCTGACGGCCTCGCCGTCGAGCCAGGTGTTCGGCACCTCGCGGGTCACCCTCACCGCGACGGTCGCGGCGGACGTCCCGGTGACGGGCTCCGTCGAGTTCGTCTCGGGCGACACCGTGCTCGGTACGGCGGCGCTGCGCGGCGGCACCGCCACGCTGCGGCTCCCGGCGTCGACGCCGGCCGGCAGCTACACGGTGGTCGCCCGGTTCGCCGGCGACGGTTCGGTCTCCGGCTCGGAGTCGGCGCCCGTCACGGTGGTGGTGAACAAGGTGACCACCACGACCGGTCTGGCCGTGACCCCCGGCTTCCTGTTCATCCCGCCGCTGGCCCTCGTGACCGTCTCGGCCGACAACGGGCGGGTGCCGTCCGGCACGATCGAGATCCGTGAGGGCACGAGGGTGGTCAAGCGCCTCAACGTGGTGCTGGGCATCGCGATCGGCACGCTGCCCACGGGTCGGCACACGTACACGGCGACGTTCGTCCCGAGCGACACCGCGAACGTGAGCCCGAGCACGAGCAAGCCGGTCAGCACCCGCTGACCGGGCGGACCGAGGCCCGCGTCCCCTCGGGGCGCGGGCCTCGGTCGTGCTCAGAGGTCGACGACGTCGCGGCGGAGCAGCGCAGGCACGGCGGCGGCGTTGAGAGCGGCGAGCGCGGGGGGCTCGGCGTCGATGACCGGCCTGAGGGTCAGGTCGCGCACGAGTCGTCCACGCACGCGGCGGCGTCGGGGTCGGCGGTGGCCAGGGTCTGCAGCGGGTTGGCCTCGCGCCACCCGGCCTCGAGCAGCTGGGTGAAGACGTCGGCGGGCTGGGCGCCGGACACGGCGACGCGCCGGTCGACGACGAAGAACGGCACGCCGGTGACGCCGAGCGCCCGCG
This window harbors:
- a CDS encoding ExeM/NucH family extracellular endonuclease, whose product is MHRATKSISGGVAALALALTGGVITAGATQAAVGTTPRVLINEVYGGGGNSGATYTNDYVELVNASAAPVDVTGWSVQYASATGAFGASLTTPLTGVIAPGAAYVVVQAAGTGGTTPVTGNVTGTVAMSGTAGKVALVASTTPLSCAGSACAAADSVVDLVGYGSNASAFAGSGPALGASNTQSVSRDVALTNTANNAADFTAAAPSPGVAGTGPVDPDPTTATIAQIQGEGATSPLAGQSVTTSGIVTAVYPTGGLNGYVIQTPGTGGTADATPGASDALFVFSSATAGTVAIGDHVQVTGLVSEFNGLTELTVASTADVVDLPAADPVTPVATTWPTTDPAREALESMLFQPTGDLTVTNTYSTNQYGEVGLAAGTSPLLQPTEVGRPGSAEASAAAADNAARGVVLDDGSSTNFLSAANSDLTPPYVSLTNPVRVGAAANLTAPVVVDFRNNVWKLNPTAPGPASVTFENDRTAAPSEVGGDLKVASFNVLNYFTTLGAATAGCTSYNDRTGDPVTVDGGCDPRGAWDPADLQRQQDKIVAAINALDADVVGLLEIENSARVDGVADEALGTLVAALNAAAGSDVWAFVPSSAELPPAAELDVITNALIYKPAAVERTGESRALGTQSGDDQAFGNAREPIGQVFTPVGGGEPFFVAVNHFKSKGSAGPWPGDADTGDGQGASNESRVRQAQALRDWVPTVQGAAESVALLGDFNAYTLEDPMQTLYDAGYTDAATALADGQYSYSFSGLSGSLDHVLLNGPAMERATGADVWEINAEEAIALEYDRYNYHGTLYYAPDVYRSSDHDPVVVGMVNGAAKPVNLTLLDINDFHGRIDANTVKFAGTVEQERAAADGPVAFLSAGDNIGASLFASAVQNDQPTIDVLNALELDASAVGNHEFDKGFTDLTDRVIAGGTNAEWDYLGANVYLRGTTTPALPEYTVLELDGVSVGVIGAVTQETPTLVTPAGIAQLEFGDPVEAVNRVAAQLSDGDESNGEADVLVASYHDGAGAGTPDGSTLEEELAAGGAFAQIVNETAAAVDAIFTGHTHKQYAWAAPVPGEPGSTRPILQTGSYGEFVGKIVLTYDPASGEVVAHARTNVARLVAPAIPGNTPAQNEAAFAAQLVATYPRVAEVNTIVTAALAYATEVGSVPVGSVTADITTAFTGGTYGPNGYTAASTARDDRANESTLGDLVANSLRDTLAPENLGGAQIGVVNPGGLRAELYYAPDGVVTTAEANGVLPFVNNLWTTTLTGAQVVTMLEQQWQTNPDGTIPSRPYLQLGLSDNVTYTYDPAAPLGSHITSVTVDGQPLDPAAEYRIGTFSFLITGGDNFRVFNDSTDARDSGLIDRDGWISYLQTHPQLSPDFARQAVGVPELPETVGAGETLAFPVTKLDLTSLGSPQNTSLDVLLDGVSLGTAPVSGGNADVSVTIPAGTSAGAHTLTLVASPSGTTVTLPLTVEAGTPSSTTTLTASPSSQVFGTSRVTLTATVAADVPVTGSVEFVSGDTVLGTAALRGGTATLRLPASTPAGSYTVVARFAGDGSVSGSESAPVTVVVNKVTTTTGLAVTPGFLFIPPLALVTVSADNGRVPSGTIEIREGTRVVKRLNVVLGIAIGTLPTGRHTYTATFVPSDTANVSPSTSKPVSTR